In Streptomyces sp. SID8374, one genomic interval encodes:
- a CDS encoding TetR/AcrR family transcriptional regulator — protein MSTHATARVAAPTRREQILREAARLFAERGFHGVGVDEIGAAVGISGPGLYRHFPGKDAMLAELLVGISERLLEGGRLRVSEDAARGDGSPEALLDALIEGHIDFALDDRPLITLHDRELDRLRDTDRKRVRRLQREYVEVWVGVVRALYPGLPENEARLTVHAVFGLLNSTPHLARPEARPGREATAALLHRLARGAFAAAVDASAVTVPDRS, from the coding sequence ATGAGCACCCATGCCACCGCCCGCGTCGCGGCTCCCACCCGCCGCGAGCAGATCCTGCGGGAGGCCGCACGCCTCTTCGCCGAGCGCGGCTTCCACGGTGTCGGCGTGGACGAGATAGGCGCCGCCGTCGGCATCAGCGGCCCCGGCCTCTACCGCCACTTCCCCGGCAAGGACGCGATGCTCGCCGAGCTGCTGGTGGGCATCAGCGAACGGCTGCTGGAGGGCGGCCGGCTGCGGGTGTCGGAGGACGCGGCCCGGGGCGACGGCTCCCCGGAAGCCCTCCTGGACGCGCTCATCGAGGGCCACATCGACTTCGCCCTCGACGACCGCCCCCTGATCACCCTCCACGACCGCGAGCTGGACCGGCTGCGCGACACGGACCGCAAGCGGGTGCGGCGGCTCCAGCGCGAGTACGTCGAGGTCTGGGTCGGCGTCGTGCGCGCCCTCTACCCGGGCCTGCCCGAGAACGAGGCCCGCCTCACCGTGCACGCCGTCTTCGGCCTGCTGAACTCCACCCCGCACCTGGCCCGCCCGGAGGCCCGCCCCGGCCGCGAGGCCACCGCCGCGCTGCTGCACCGGCTGGCGCGCGGGGCGTTCGCGGCGGCTGTGGACGCCTCTGCGGTGACCGTCCCGGACCGCTCCTGA
- a CDS encoding cellulose synthase catalytic subunit — MTVHHLPQPPSDDELYWYFGPQRRWVLVSSSLAFVFTAATMFAFALRTPALWAFLAILGLNVVALALSSVNSLRQRRLTRASHEVLVHAWAPAELPTVDLYLPTCGEPLPVLANAYRAVSAVDWPGALTVWVLDDGDRPEVAALAASYGYAYVVRPDRGHLKKAGNLNHALTLSSSEFIAILDADFAPRPDFLRHLVPYLADPAVGIVQSPQCFDTDETMGWIQRAAGSAQEWFFRWIQPSRDASDAAICCGSNAVYRRRAIDLAGGFARLDHSEDLYTGLALHERGFRTQYVPVLVAKGTSPDEVTSFVNQQYRWAMGNLHLLGTPVLKRMRAPWRMRLCFYEGVVGYLTTAVNTFAAPLPPLVMMFWYPDHIRPWHVLPLLAPLWLWHVLLPRVSRTRWRVEVIRANVLTSVAAATAFWHTLRGRSAAWVPTGVRSKGSSGGMARRVVGVSLVWLVLSNGAAAAGIALAVARNGWEPNWGLFLYLLVQLQINVPLIRDLSAELRPGARDEGVPKSRGAGARAFLAGLRSPAGMLPRRWPETLAASAVLLLTGLLASGWVNPMLPWSG, encoded by the coding sequence ATGACCGTGCACCACCTTCCGCAACCACCGTCCGACGACGAGCTCTACTGGTACTTCGGGCCCCAGCGCCGCTGGGTCCTGGTGAGCAGTTCGCTGGCCTTCGTCTTCACGGCGGCCACGATGTTCGCCTTCGCGTTACGGACCCCGGCCCTGTGGGCGTTCCTCGCGATCCTCGGGCTCAATGTCGTGGCGCTGGCGCTCTCCTCGGTGAACAGCCTGCGTCAGCGCCGGCTGACCCGGGCGTCGCACGAGGTCCTCGTCCACGCCTGGGCGCCCGCCGAACTCCCCACCGTGGACCTGTACTTGCCGACCTGCGGCGAACCTCTCCCGGTCCTCGCCAACGCCTATCGCGCGGTCTCCGCCGTGGACTGGCCGGGCGCGCTGACCGTCTGGGTCCTGGACGACGGCGACCGGCCCGAGGTCGCGGCGCTGGCCGCCTCGTACGGCTACGCGTACGTCGTCCGGCCCGACCGGGGACACCTGAAGAAGGCGGGCAACCTCAACCACGCGCTGACGTTGAGCAGTTCGGAGTTCATCGCGATCCTGGACGCGGACTTCGCACCCCGCCCGGACTTCCTGCGCCACCTCGTTCCGTATCTCGCCGACCCCGCCGTCGGCATCGTGCAGAGCCCTCAGTGCTTCGACACCGACGAGACGATGGGGTGGATCCAGCGCGCCGCCGGCTCGGCGCAGGAGTGGTTCTTCCGCTGGATCCAGCCGTCCCGGGACGCCAGCGACGCGGCCATCTGCTGCGGCTCCAACGCCGTCTACCGGCGCCGCGCGATCGACCTGGCGGGCGGCTTCGCCCGCCTCGACCACAGCGAGGACCTGTACACCGGGCTCGCCCTGCACGAGCGGGGGTTCCGCACCCAGTACGTCCCCGTCCTGGTCGCCAAGGGCACCTCGCCCGACGAGGTCACCTCCTTCGTCAACCAGCAGTACCGGTGGGCGATGGGCAACCTCCACCTCCTCGGGACGCCCGTACTGAAGCGGATGCGGGCGCCCTGGCGGATGCGGCTCTGCTTCTACGAGGGCGTCGTCGGGTACCTCACCACGGCCGTGAACACCTTCGCCGCGCCGCTGCCGCCGCTGGTGATGATGTTCTGGTACCCGGACCACATCCGGCCCTGGCACGTGCTGCCGCTGCTCGCCCCGCTCTGGCTCTGGCACGTCCTGCTGCCCCGGGTCAGCCGGACCCGCTGGCGGGTCGAGGTGATCCGGGCCAACGTCCTCACCAGCGTGGCCGCCGCGACCGCGTTCTGGCACACCCTGCGGGGGCGCAGCGCCGCCTGGGTGCCCACGGGGGTGCGGAGCAAGGGGAGTTCGGGCGGGATGGCCCGGCGGGTGGTGGGCGTCTCGCTGGTCTGGCTCGTCCTCTCGAACGGGGCCGCGGCGGCCGGGATCGCGCTGGCCGTGGCCCGCAACGGGTGGGAGCCCAACTGGGGGCTGTTCCTCTACCTGTTGGTGCAGCTCCAGATCAATGTGCCGTTGATACGCGACCTGTCGGCCGAACTGCGGCCGGGGGCGCGGGACGAGGGCGTCCCGAAGTCGCGCGGTGCGGGCGCCCGGGCCTTCCTGGCGGGCCTGCGCTCCCCCGCCGGCATGCTGCCCCGCCGCTGGCCCGAGACCCTCGCCGCCTCCGCCGTCCTCCTGCTCACCGGTCTGCTCGCCTCGGGATGGGTCAACCCCATGCTCCCCTGGTCGGGTTGA
- a CDS encoding TetR/AcrR family transcriptional regulator: MTGQRSDARRNYSRILAVAEAEVARHGAAASLEQVARTAGVGSATVRRHFPSRQALLEAVFQERIQALCRRAEELTRADDSRAALLEWLHDLVGYAVSARGLADALTYEPPTDAPAQHSCGAALEAAATPLLHRALRDEAVRPGVTFHDLITLAVGIALATEHHAEPAIQADRLFTLTVEGLSPSR; the protein is encoded by the coding sequence GTGACCGGTCAGCGCTCGGACGCCCGCCGCAACTACAGCCGCATCCTCGCCGTGGCCGAGGCGGAGGTCGCCCGCCACGGTGCCGCCGCCTCCCTCGAACAGGTCGCCCGTACCGCAGGCGTCGGCTCGGCCACCGTGCGCCGCCACTTCCCCAGCCGCCAGGCCCTCCTCGAAGCCGTCTTCCAGGAGCGCATCCAGGCCCTCTGCCGGCGCGCCGAAGAGCTGACCCGGGCCGACGACAGCCGGGCCGCGCTGCTGGAGTGGCTGCACGACCTCGTGGGGTACGCCGTCTCCGCCCGGGGACTTGCCGACGCGCTTACGTACGAGCCCCCGACCGACGCCCCCGCGCAGCACTCCTGCGGTGCCGCGCTCGAAGCCGCGGCCACGCCCCTGCTGCACCGCGCCCTGCGCGACGAGGCGGTCAGGCCGGGCGTCACCTTCCACGACCTGATCACCCTCGCCGTCGGCATCGCCCTGGCCACCGAGCACCACGCCGAACCGGCGATCCAGGCCGACCGCCTCTTCACCCTCACCGTCGAGGGCCTCAGCCCGAGCCGCTGA
- a CDS encoding GPP34 family phosphoprotein, whose product MAVTLGEEIMLLSLDDTTGAAKAESAARWGVAAGMLLELVMAGRVTVKGGRVEVFDPTPTGDALLDGRLDRVARWVHGASSSRKVVDWLNREHVKGSQDVVGSLCARGLVAEERHRALGVFPVRRYPEADGSVERELRARLASVVLDGAEPDARTSALVALVHATGMHPQAFPGLPKKQVSPRMAEIADGHWAGVSVREAIRNLQAAITTVTVVTVLSVVP is encoded by the coding sequence ATGGCCGTCACGCTGGGCGAAGAGATCATGCTGCTGTCGCTGGACGACACGACCGGCGCGGCGAAGGCAGAGTCGGCGGCGCGCTGGGGCGTGGCCGCGGGCATGCTCCTGGAGCTGGTGATGGCGGGCCGCGTCACGGTGAAGGGCGGCCGCGTCGAGGTCTTCGACCCGACCCCGACGGGCGATGCCCTCCTCGACGGCCGACTCGACCGGGTGGCGCGCTGGGTCCACGGGGCCTCCAGCAGCCGCAAGGTGGTCGACTGGCTGAACCGGGAGCACGTCAAGGGCTCGCAGGACGTCGTGGGCAGCCTCTGCGCCCGCGGCCTGGTGGCCGAGGAGCGGCACCGGGCCCTCGGTGTCTTCCCGGTGCGCCGCTACCCGGAGGCCGACGGTTCCGTCGAACGGGAGCTGCGGGCGCGGCTGGCCTCGGTGGTGCTGGACGGGGCCGAGCCGGACGCCCGCACGAGCGCGCTGGTCGCCCTGGTGCACGCCACGGGGATGCACCCGCAGGCCTTCCCCGGCCTGCCGAAGAAGCAGGTGTCCCCGCGCATGGCGGAGATCGCCGACGGCCACTGGGCGGGCGTGAGCGTAAGGGAGGCGATCCGCAACCTCCAGGCCGCGATCACCACGGTCACCGTGGTGACGGTGCTCTCCGTGGTGCCGTAG
- a CDS encoding acetyl/propionyl/methylcrotonyl-CoA carboxylase subunit alpha has protein sequence MTTMFDTVLVANRGEIAVRVIRTLRELGVRSVAVFSDADADARHVREADTAVRIGPPPAAESYLNVPALLEAARRTGAQAVHPGYGFLAENAEFAQACTDAGLVFIGPPASAISLMGDKIRAKETVAAAGVPVVPGSSGSGLTDAQLEESARQIGTPVLLKPSAGGGGKGMRLVRDAAVLAEEIAAARREARSSFGDDTLLVERWIDRPRHIEIQVLADAHGNVVHLGERECSLQRRHQKIIEEAPSVLLDEETRAAMGEAAVQAARSCGYVGAGTVEFIVPGNDPASYYFMEMNTRLQVEHPVTELITGLDLVEWQLRVASGEQLPYAQQDIRLDGWAIEARVYAEDPSRGFLPSGGTVLALREPQGGGVRTDSGLSEGVPVGSLYDPMLSKVIAYGPDRATAIRKLRAALADTVILGVPTNAGFLRRLLAHPDVVSGNLDTGLVEREAEGLVPDGVPDEVYAAAAAVRREALEPRPDAEGWTDPFSVPSGWRTGGVRAPLAFPLRVSGADPVTYEAPAEAVVTPDRVTVELDGAVGHFHRSGDWLGRDGDTWHVQDHDPVEASLSGAGRGGADTLAAPMPGTVTVVKVAVGDEVEAGQSLLVVEAMKMEHVISAPHAGTVTELDVTAGATVAMDQILAVVAPREDS, from the coding sequence ATGACGACGATGTTCGACACCGTGCTGGTCGCCAACCGCGGCGAGATCGCCGTCCGGGTGATCCGGACCCTGCGCGAGCTGGGGGTGCGCTCGGTCGCGGTCTTCAGCGACGCGGACGCGGACGCCCGGCACGTACGGGAGGCGGACACGGCGGTACGGATCGGCCCGCCGCCGGCCGCCGAGAGCTACCTGAACGTGCCGGCGCTCCTCGAAGCGGCCCGCCGCACAGGAGCGCAGGCGGTCCACCCGGGCTACGGATTCCTGGCGGAGAACGCCGAGTTCGCGCAGGCATGCACGGACGCGGGCCTGGTCTTCATCGGCCCGCCCGCCTCCGCGATCTCCCTGATGGGCGACAAGATCCGGGCCAAGGAGACGGTCGCGGCGGCCGGGGTCCCGGTCGTGCCCGGCTCCTCCGGCAGCGGCCTCACGGATGCCCAACTGGAGGAATCAGCACGGCAGATCGGCACCCCGGTGCTCCTCAAGCCCTCGGCGGGCGGCGGCGGCAAGGGCATGCGGCTGGTCCGGGACGCGGCGGTGCTGGCGGAGGAGATCGCGGCGGCGAGGCGCGAGGCCCGGTCCTCCTTCGGCGACGACACGTTGCTGGTGGAGCGGTGGATCGACCGCCCGCGCCACATCGAGATCCAGGTGCTGGCCGACGCCCACGGCAACGTGGTCCACCTCGGCGAGCGCGAGTGCTCGCTCCAGCGCCGCCACCAGAAGATCATCGAGGAGGCGCCGAGCGTCCTCCTCGACGAGGAGACCCGGGCCGCGATGGGCGAGGCGGCCGTGCAGGCGGCGCGCAGCTGCGGGTATGTCGGCGCGGGGACGGTGGAGTTCATCGTCCCGGGCAACGACCCGGCCTCGTACTACTTCATGGAGATGAACACCCGCCTCCAGGTGGAGCACCCGGTCACCGAGCTGATCACCGGCCTGGACCTGGTGGAGTGGCAGCTGCGGGTGGCGTCGGGCGAGCAACTCCCGTACGCACAGCAGGACATCCGCCTCGACGGCTGGGCGATCGAGGCCCGCGTCTACGCCGAGGACCCCTCCCGCGGCTTTCTGCCCTCCGGCGGTACGGTGCTGGCGCTGCGCGAGCCGCAGGGCGGCGGGGTGCGGACGGACTCGGGGCTCAGCGAGGGCGTGCCGGTGGGCAGCCTGTACGACCCGATGCTGTCGAAGGTCATCGCGTACGGCCCCGACCGCGCGACCGCCATCCGCAAACTGCGGGCGGCCCTCGCGGACACGGTGATCCTGGGCGTCCCGACCAACGCGGGCTTCCTGCGCCGCCTGCTGGCCCACCCGGACGTGGTCTCGGGCAACCTGGACACGGGGCTGGTGGAGCGCGAGGCGGAGGGCCTGGTGCCGGACGGGGTTCCGGACGAGGTGTACGCGGCGGCCGCGGCGGTGCGGCGGGAGGCGCTGGAGCCCCGGCCGGACGCGGAGGGGTGGACGGACCCGTTCTCGGTGCCGAGCGGATGGCGTACGGGAGGTGTGCGGGCACCGCTGGCGTTCCCGCTGCGGGTGTCGGGCGCGGACCCGGTGACGTACGAGGCTCCGGCGGAGGCCGTGGTGACACCCGACCGGGTCACGGTCGAACTCGACGGCGCGGTAGGGCACTTCCACCGCTCCGGCGACTGGCTCGGCCGGGACGGCGACACCTGGCACGTCCAGGACCACGACCCGGTGGAGGCGTCCCTGAGCGGGGCGGGCCGGGGCGGGGCGGACACGCTGGCGGCCCCGATGCCGGGGACGGTCACGGTGGTGAAGGTGGCCGTCGGGGACGAGGTCGAGGCAGGTCAGAGCCTGCTCGTGGTGGAGGCGATGAAGATGGAGCACGTGATCTCCGCGCCGCACGCGGGGACGGTGACCGAGCTGGACGTCACGGCGGGCGCGACGGTGGCGATGGACCAGATCCTGGCGGTAGTCGCTCCTCGGGAGGACTCATGA
- a CDS encoding carboxyl transferase domain-containing protein, with protein sequence MQQAPVLASAADPASEAWQANEAAHHALSDELAARLATARLGGGEKARARHEARGKLLPRDRVDTLLDPGSPFLELAPLAANGMYGDQAPAAGVIAGIGRVSGRECVIVANDATVKGGTYYPMTVKKHLRAQEVALENRLPCLYLVDSGGAFLPMQDEVFPDRDHFGRIFYNQARMSAAGIPQIAAVLGSCTAGGAYVPAMSDEAVIVRNQGTIFLGGPPLVKAATGEVVTAEELGGGEVHSRISGVTDHLAEDDAHALRIVRNIVATLPDRAPLPWSVEPAEEPKADPAGLYGAVPVDSRTPYDVREVIARVVDGSRFQEFKAEYGQTLITGFARIHGHPVGIVANNGILFAESAQKGAHFIELCDQRGIPLVFLQNISGFMVGKDYEHGGIAKHGAKMVTAVATTRVPKLTVVVGGSYGAGNYSMCGRAYSPRFLWMWPNAKISVMGGEQAASVLATVKRDQLGDEWSAEDEETFKAPIRAQYETQGNAYYATARLWDDGVIDPVDTRQVLGLALTACANAPLPQKDPAGPGFGVFRM encoded by the coding sequence ATGCAGCAGGCACCGGTCCTGGCGAGCGCGGCCGATCCCGCCTCGGAGGCCTGGCAGGCCAACGAGGCGGCGCATCACGCGCTCTCCGACGAGCTGGCGGCACGGCTCGCCACGGCACGGCTGGGCGGGGGTGAGAAGGCGCGGGCCCGCCATGAGGCGCGCGGCAAGCTGCTCCCCCGGGACCGGGTGGACACCCTCCTCGACCCGGGTTCGCCGTTCCTGGAGCTGGCCCCCCTGGCGGCCAACGGGATGTACGGGGACCAGGCCCCGGCCGCCGGTGTCATCGCGGGGATCGGGCGGGTCTCGGGCCGGGAGTGCGTGATCGTCGCCAATGACGCGACCGTCAAGGGCGGCACGTACTACCCGATGACCGTGAAGAAGCATCTGCGCGCGCAGGAAGTGGCCCTGGAGAACCGTCTCCCCTGCCTCTACCTGGTCGACTCGGGCGGCGCCTTCCTCCCGATGCAGGACGAGGTGTTCCCCGACCGGGACCACTTCGGGCGGATCTTCTACAACCAGGCGCGCATGTCGGCGGCCGGGATTCCGCAGATCGCGGCGGTGCTGGGCTCCTGCACGGCGGGTGGGGCGTACGTCCCGGCGATGAGCGACGAGGCCGTGATCGTCCGCAACCAGGGCACGATCTTCCTCGGCGGCCCGCCCCTGGTGAAGGCCGCGACCGGCGAGGTCGTCACGGCGGAGGAGCTGGGCGGCGGCGAGGTCCACTCCCGGATCTCCGGCGTCACCGACCACCTCGCGGAGGACGACGCGCACGCCCTGCGGATCGTCCGCAACATCGTGGCGACCCTCCCGGACCGCGCCCCGCTCCCCTGGTCGGTGGAGCCGGCCGAGGAGCCGAAGGCCGACCCGGCGGGGCTGTACGGGGCGGTGCCGGTGGACTCCCGGACACCGTACGACGTACGCGAGGTGATCGCCCGGGTGGTGGACGGCTCGCGCTTCCAGGAGTTCAAGGCGGAGTACGGGCAGACGCTGATCACCGGCTTCGCCCGCATCCACGGCCACCCGGTGGGCATCGTCGCGAACAACGGCATCCTGTTCGCCGAGTCGGCCCAGAAGGGCGCGCACTTCATCGAGTTGTGCGACCAGCGCGGCATCCCGCTCGTCTTCCTCCAGAACATCTCCGGCTTCATGGTCGGCAAGGACTACGAGCACGGCGGCATCGCCAAGCACGGCGCGAAGATGGTCACGGCGGTCGCCACCACCCGTGTCCCGAAGCTGACGGTCGTGGTCGGCGGTTCGTACGGGGCGGGCAACTACTCGATGTGCGGCCGGGCCTACTCGCCGCGCTTCCTGTGGATGTGGCCGAACGCCAAGATCTCCGTGATGGGCGGCGAGCAGGCGGCCTCCGTCCTGGCCACCGTCAAGCGCGACCAGCTCGGCGACGAGTGGAGCGCCGAGGACGAGGAGACGTTCAAGGCCCCGATCCGCGCCCAGTACGAGACCCAGGGCAACGCGTACTACGCCACCGCCCGGCTCTGGGACGACGGCGTGATCGACCCCGTGGACACCCGGCAGGTGCTGGGCCTCGCCCTCACGGCCTGCGCCAACGCCCCGCTGCCCCAGAAGGACCCGGCCGGTCCCGGCTTCGGCGTCTTCCGGATGTGA
- a CDS encoding NmrA family NAD(P)-binding protein yields MASPSAPVLVTGATGRQGGAVARALLAAGVPVRALVRDPHAPRAKAVEALGVELVTADLSDRSSLDPACAGVRAVFSVQMPPMDESGVDFAAELAQATHLIEAARAAGVPQLVQSSTSGVGRHTETPGWAEGRWAAMEGYFSTKQAILEKVRGAGFARWTVIKPAFFMDNLPQLAPHGPEGGLATVLRPDTTLALVATEDIGAAVAHAVQEPERFHKVELELAGDLLTMEEVARTLSTAWGVPVEAPSMSLDEALAAGMPTWGAGHVWSNAVLQPARPELALELGIPVTTFAAWARTHLTAV; encoded by the coding sequence ATGGCATCACCTTCTGCCCCCGTACTGGTCACCGGCGCCACCGGACGCCAGGGCGGGGCGGTCGCCCGAGCCCTGCTGGCCGCCGGTGTGCCGGTGCGCGCGCTGGTGCGCGACCCGCACGCGCCGCGCGCGAAGGCCGTCGAGGCGCTGGGCGTCGAACTGGTCACCGCAGACCTCTCCGACCGGTCCTCGCTGGATCCGGCCTGCGCGGGTGTCCGTGCCGTGTTCTCGGTGCAGATGCCGCCGATGGACGAGAGCGGGGTCGACTTCGCCGCGGAGCTGGCCCAGGCGACCCACCTGATCGAGGCGGCGCGGGCGGCCGGCGTACCCCAGCTCGTGCAGTCCTCGACCAGCGGGGTCGGACGGCACACGGAGACCCCGGGCTGGGCGGAAGGCCGCTGGGCGGCCATGGAGGGCTACTTCAGCACCAAGCAGGCGATCCTGGAGAAGGTGCGCGGGGCGGGCTTCGCCCGCTGGACGGTGATCAAGCCCGCCTTCTTCATGGACAACCTGCCCCAGCTGGCGCCCCACGGGCCGGAGGGCGGCCTGGCGACGGTCCTCCGGCCGGACACGACCCTGGCGCTGGTGGCGACGGAGGACATCGGCGCGGCCGTCGCCCACGCCGTCCAGGAGCCCGAGCGCTTCCACAAGGTGGAGCTGGAGCTCGCCGGTGACCTGCTCACCATGGAGGAGGTCGCCCGCACGCTGTCCACCGCGTGGGGCGTTCCGGTGGAGGCGCCGTCGATGAGCCTCGACGAGGCGCTCGCGGCGGGCATGCCGACGTGGGGCGCCGGACACGTCTGGAGCAACGCCGTCCTCCAGCCCGCCCGCCCCGAACTCGCCCTGGAGCTCGGGATTCCGGTGACCACGTTCGCCGCCTGGGCGCGAACCCACCTGACGGCGGTCTGA
- a CDS encoding SGNH hydrolase domain-containing protein has product MPFLLAPGPLRKTAGPPRRPGSLLKRSAPASTPPPAPPARRSGGESGPSPHRSTFRPDIEGLRAVAVLAVLAFHAEIPGLAGGFVGVDVFFVISGYLITGLLVREAISTGRIRLGDFFSRRARRLLPSAAVVLAAVAVAGAWLTVPLRRTDLEYDVLAAALSLANWRFVSQRADYLAAGHDQSPLLHFWSLAVEEQFYLAWAPLLAVVAVFAARAVRRGRAVRSVVALVTGALVVGSFALSLHWTEHSVSLAYLGTPSRVWQFGVGALLALLPWHLLRGPRPLRLLCGWGGAVAIGWCVVAYDASTPYPGYAALVPTLATAAVILAAIPGRGERNVQGAYGVGRLLAGRAPRAVGRLSYTLYLWHWPVLVLAEAQLGTLGWPARTALTLAAVLPALATMRWVEQPLRRSRTVSELPRRGLAVGVSAIVLPVALALVVGTATLHLMGPATPVDAKGLPPGAASGPSLLGASAGDGPVVPSPVQARKNFPPDRNCQVAPEVTRSPECLFGAVDSPDRIVLLGDSHAGQWFSPMLALAAQRGWALQELVKQGCPLPQLAVDSPQLGRAYRECDAWRADVLERLRTGPKPRLIVIASLNRYTTDRQLLTAAWEKTLKPLRAIGAPIVYIEDTPVPGTDIPACVSGAPDDAAACAFQRAEAVPADPLARRIAAGAVPGVRSISVNPVLCPGDGPTCPAVRERILLYRDDAHLTDVAAIVLTPRLERLLTEAGALPTTTAAGADGWTELLRDDFEGPAGSRPSPANWQYDLGTCYPGCPAPQWGTGEIETMTDSTDNVRLDGKGALEIVPTRVDDRWRSGRIETVRSDFAPPPGGVLRIEASIALPDVTGPEAASSRPRTAPRRGRGPSRGIRCGSIG; this is encoded by the coding sequence ATGCCCTTCCTCCTTGCTCCCGGACCGCTCCGGAAGACTGCCGGACCGCCACGGCGTCCCGGGTCGCTCCTGAAGCGCTCCGCACCAGCGTCCACGCCACCGCCCGCGCCGCCCGCCCGGCGTTCCGGCGGTGAGTCCGGGCCCAGCCCGCACCGGTCCACGTTCCGGCCCGACATCGAGGGGCTGCGCGCGGTCGCCGTCCTCGCGGTCCTCGCCTTCCACGCCGAAATCCCGGGCCTGGCAGGCGGGTTCGTCGGAGTGGACGTCTTCTTCGTCATCTCCGGCTACCTGATCACCGGCCTCCTGGTCCGCGAGGCCATCAGCACCGGCCGGATCCGGCTCGGCGACTTCTTCTCCCGGCGTGCCCGGCGGCTCCTGCCCTCCGCCGCCGTGGTGCTCGCGGCGGTCGCGGTGGCCGGGGCCTGGCTGACCGTACCGCTGCGCCGCACGGACCTGGAGTACGACGTCCTCGCGGCGGCGCTCTCGCTCGCCAACTGGCGGTTCGTCTCCCAGCGGGCCGACTACCTCGCCGCCGGACACGACCAGAGCCCGCTGCTGCACTTCTGGTCGCTCGCCGTGGAGGAGCAGTTCTACCTGGCCTGGGCCCCGCTCCTCGCGGTGGTGGCCGTGTTCGCCGCCCGTGCGGTGCGGCGGGGGCGGGCCGTGCGGTCGGTGGTGGCCCTCGTCACCGGGGCGCTGGTTGTCGGCTCGTTCGCGCTGTCCCTGCACTGGACGGAGCACTCGGTCTCGCTCGCGTACCTCGGAACACCTTCGCGCGTCTGGCAGTTCGGCGTGGGCGCGCTGCTCGCGCTGCTGCCGTGGCATCTGCTGCGCGGGCCGCGTCCGCTGCGGCTGCTGTGCGGCTGGGGCGGGGCGGTGGCGATCGGCTGGTGCGTGGTGGCGTACGACGCCTCGACGCCGTACCCCGGTTACGCGGCGCTCGTCCCGACCCTGGCCACCGCCGCCGTGATCCTCGCGGCGATTCCGGGGCGGGGCGAGCGGAACGTGCAGGGCGCGTACGGGGTCGGGCGGCTGCTGGCCGGGCGCGCGCCCCGGGCGGTCGGGCGGCTCTCGTACACCCTGTATCTGTGGCACTGGCCGGTGCTCGTCCTCGCGGAGGCCCAGCTCGGCACGCTCGGGTGGCCGGCGCGGACCGCGCTCACCCTGGCCGCCGTGCTGCCCGCGCTCGCCACGATGCGGTGGGTGGAGCAGCCGCTGCGCCGGAGCCGTACGGTCTCCGAACTCCCGCGCCGCGGGCTGGCGGTGGGCGTCTCCGCCATCGTGCTGCCGGTCGCGCTGGCCCTGGTGGTGGGGACGGCGACGCTGCACCTGATGGGCCCCGCCACACCGGTCGACGCCAAGGGGCTGCCGCCGGGTGCCGCCTCCGGGCCGTCGCTGCTCGGGGCCTCCGCGGGGGACGGGCCGGTGGTGCCGAGCCCGGTCCAGGCCCGCAAGAACTTCCCGCCGGACCGGAACTGCCAGGTCGCCCCGGAGGTGACGCGCAGCCCGGAGTGCCTGTTCGGCGCGGTGGACAGCCCGGACCGGATCGTGCTCCTCGGCGACTCGCACGCGGGGCAGTGGTTCTCGCCGATGCTGGCACTGGCCGCCCAACGCGGCTGGGCGCTCCAGGAGTTGGTCAAGCAGGGTTGCCCGCTTCCGCAGTTGGCGGTGGACAGCCCGCAACTGGGCCGCGCCTACCGCGAGTGCGACGCCTGGCGTGCGGACGTTTTGGAGCGCCTTCGTACGGGTCCGAAGCCCCGCCTCATCGTGATCGCCTCGCTCAACCGGTACACCACCGACCGCCAACTCCTCACCGCTGCATGGGAGAAGACCCTGAAGCCGCTGCGGGCGATCGGCGCCCCGATCGTGTACATCGAGGACACCCCCGTACCCGGGACGGACATCCCGGCGTGTGTCTCGGGTGCTCCGGACGATGCGGCCGCCTGTGCGTTCCAGCGAGCGGAGGCGGTTCCGGCCGATCCGCTGGCGCGGAGGATCGCGGCGGGGGCGGTGCCGGGCGTACGGTCCATCAGCGTGAACCCGGTCCTCTGCCCGGGCGACGGCCCGACCTGCCCGGCCGTACGGGAGCGCATCCTGCTCTACCGGGACGACGCCCACCTCACCGATGTGGCGGCCATCGTGCTGACCCCGAGGCTGGAGCGGCTGCTGACGGAGGCGGGGGCGCTGCCCACCACGACGGCCGCCGGGGCGGACGGCTGGACCGAGCTGCTGCGGGACGACTTCGAGGGCCCGGCGGGCAGCCGCCCCTCCCCCGCGAACTGGCAGTACGACCTCGGGACCTGCTACCCCGGCTGCCCGGCCCCGCAGTGGGGCACCGGCGAGATCGAGACCATGACCGACTCGACGGACAACGTCCGCCTGGACGGGAAGGGCGCGCTGGAGATCGTGCCCACGAGGGTGGACGACCGTTGGCGTTCCGGGCGGATCGAGACCGTACGTTCCGACTTCGCACCGCCGCCCGGCGGAGTGCTGCGGATCGAGGCGTCGATCGCACTGCCGGATGTGACCGGGCCGGAGGCGGCGAGCTCCCGGCCGCGGACGGCGCCACGGCGGGGCCGGGGACCGAGCCGGGGCATCCGATGCGGGTCGATCGGGTGA